A single window of Mycolicibacterium aurum DNA harbors:
- a CDS encoding AAA family ATPase, with amino-acid sequence MTAIRDRSNAVLPGRVAECQALLEMVDALRSGRSEVRVLVGEAGIGKTALLTFLRQGAADCTVLTALGVESDMELAFAGLQQLCAPVLDYRTGLPQPQREALERAFGLSDTGPAPNRFLVGLAVLGLLAAAAADRPVLCVIDDVQWLDHVSAQTLFFIARRVQAESLGLAFASRTPIEGTAGLPTMTVGGLDDGTARTLLESAFPGRLDAAILDRIVAEARGNPLALLETSKDIMSWHTPTVSAGVEEHYRAQIADLPDDTRMLLLVAAAEPVGDPALLSRASAHLDLKPAVMTRAHDLGLIAVDTRVQFCHPLARSVAYRSATAEQRRLAHAALAAVTDPAVDPDRRAWHRALAADSLDEQVALDLELSAGRATQRGGTASAAAFLTRAVELTPDSSARTGRALAAAEAHREIASFDSARRLLAVADLGPLTDLQQARSAQLRTRLAFASARADGDADELVAAVAQFTAVAGQLDALDDTLATEAYLEALTAAMYVGRIAEGLAAGVAETARAALATRQAKTPLDLVTHALAERLAVGAVEAMPAMRRALDALKVATRDGGHGWFWRAFPLVHDCLIHETWDDGWRDISAHAVRLATDSGALALLPSALLSRAGAAFENGELASASAFVAEANDLAIAIDYAPLKYHRIMVAAWRGDEAETTRLATEALESGRSRGEGRVIGLALYATVVLNVGLGRYADALASARQAAEYDDLGFYPELLAEMVEAGVRGEDREVAEQAFDRLRDRTRAAGTPRALGSLARSQALLSSGKQAEALYQESIGYFEATSQRIQLARARLLHGEWLRRNGPVTAARGPLRLAQQEFVQMGSMAFAERARRELQAAGEKTRKQPTTAGDELSPQERQIAELAGQGLTNQEIAGQLFISAHTVEWHLRKVFTKLGIRSRRELRRRFH; translated from the coding sequence GTGACGGCGATCCGCGACCGAAGCAATGCGGTGTTGCCGGGTCGCGTCGCCGAATGCCAGGCACTTCTGGAGATGGTGGACGCGCTGCGCTCGGGGCGCAGTGAGGTGCGGGTGCTCGTCGGTGAGGCCGGTATCGGGAAGACGGCGCTGCTGACGTTCCTGCGGCAGGGCGCCGCGGACTGCACGGTGTTGACCGCCCTGGGTGTCGAGTCCGACATGGAGTTGGCCTTCGCAGGTCTTCAGCAGTTGTGTGCGCCGGTGCTGGATTACCGGACGGGGCTGCCGCAACCGCAGCGGGAGGCGCTGGAGCGGGCTTTCGGCCTCAGCGACACCGGCCCTGCTCCGAATCGGTTCCTGGTGGGGTTGGCGGTCCTCGGGCTGCTCGCGGCTGCCGCTGCCGACCGACCGGTGTTGTGTGTGATCGACGACGTGCAGTGGCTGGACCACGTGTCGGCGCAGACGTTGTTCTTCATCGCTCGCCGTGTGCAGGCGGAGTCCCTGGGTTTGGCGTTCGCGTCACGCACCCCGATCGAGGGCACCGCGGGATTGCCCACCATGACCGTGGGCGGGCTCGACGACGGTACGGCACGCACGTTGCTGGAGTCAGCGTTCCCCGGTCGCCTGGATGCGGCGATCCTGGATCGGATCGTGGCCGAAGCGCGGGGAAACCCATTGGCACTGCTCGAGACTTCGAAGGACATCATGTCCTGGCACACCCCGACCGTCAGCGCGGGCGTCGAAGAGCATTACCGCGCCCAGATCGCCGACCTGCCCGACGACACCCGCATGCTCCTCCTTGTCGCGGCCGCCGAACCGGTGGGGGACCCGGCGCTGCTGTCGCGTGCCTCTGCGCATCTGGACCTCAAACCCGCGGTGATGACCCGTGCGCACGACCTCGGTCTCATCGCGGTCGACACCCGGGTGCAGTTCTGCCATCCGCTGGCGCGGTCGGTGGCTTATCGCTCGGCCACCGCCGAACAACGCCGACTGGCGCACGCGGCGCTGGCGGCGGTCACCGACCCCGCTGTTGATCCGGACCGGCGGGCCTGGCACCGCGCCCTGGCCGCCGATTCCCTTGACGAGCAGGTAGCACTGGACCTCGAGCTTTCGGCTGGCCGGGCGACACAGCGCGGCGGAACAGCCTCTGCCGCAGCCTTTCTGACGCGCGCGGTGGAGTTGACCCCAGATTCCTCCGCCCGGACAGGTCGGGCGCTCGCGGCGGCCGAGGCCCACCGCGAGATCGCGTCCTTCGACAGCGCCCGCCGTCTCTTGGCTGTCGCGGATCTGGGGCCGCTGACGGATCTGCAACAGGCCCGGTCCGCGCAACTGCGGACCAGGCTGGCGTTCGCCTCCGCGCGCGCCGACGGCGACGCCGACGAGCTGGTCGCCGCCGTCGCGCAGTTCACGGCGGTGGCAGGGCAATTGGACGCACTGGACGACACCCTGGCCACCGAGGCGTACCTGGAGGCGCTGACCGCCGCGATGTATGTCGGGCGCATCGCAGAAGGTTTGGCCGCCGGTGTTGCTGAGACGGCGCGCGCCGCGTTGGCGACGCGGCAGGCGAAGACCCCACTGGATCTGGTGACGCATGCGCTGGCCGAGCGGTTGGCGGTGGGTGCGGTCGAGGCGATGCCCGCCATGCGCCGCGCCCTGGACGCGCTCAAGGTCGCCACCCGCGACGGAGGCCACGGTTGGTTCTGGCGGGCATTTCCCCTTGTTCACGACTGTCTGATCCATGAGACGTGGGACGACGGCTGGCGTGACATCTCAGCGCACGCGGTTCGGCTGGCCACCGACAGCGGAGCGCTGGCGCTGCTGCCGTCGGCGCTGCTGTCGCGTGCCGGTGCCGCGTTCGAGAACGGTGAATTGGCCTCGGCAAGTGCATTTGTCGCAGAAGCCAATGACCTGGCTATCGCCATCGACTACGCCCCTCTGAAGTACCACCGGATCATGGTGGCGGCCTGGCGGGGCGACGAAGCCGAAACCACCCGATTGGCGACGGAAGCGCTGGAATCCGGTCGGTCCCGCGGTGAGGGGCGGGTCATCGGACTGGCGCTCTACGCCACCGTCGTGCTGAATGTCGGACTGGGTCGCTACGCCGACGCCCTTGCCTCTGCCCGTCAGGCCGCTGAATACGATGATCTGGGTTTCTATCCCGAGCTGTTGGCCGAGATGGTCGAGGCCGGTGTGCGCGGCGAGGACCGTGAGGTCGCCGAGCAGGCGTTCGACCGCCTCCGGGACCGGACGCGGGCAGCCGGTACGCCGCGTGCGCTGGGTTCGCTGGCGCGCTCGCAGGCGCTGCTCAGCAGCGGCAAGCAGGCCGAAGCGTTGTACCAGGAATCGATCGGCTATTTCGAAGCGACGTCGCAACGGATCCAACTGGCCCGGGCACGGCTGCTGCACGGGGAATGGTTGCGCCGCAACGGCCCTGTCACTGCCGCACGCGGGCCGCTGCGCCTCGCCCAACAGGAATTCGTACAGATGGGGTCGATGGCCTTCGCCGAGCGGGCTCGCCGCGAACTGCAGGCCGCCGGAGAGAAGACCCGCAAGCAACCGACGACCGCCGGTGACGAATTGAGCCCACAGGAGCGACAGATCGCCGAGCTGGCGGGCCAGGGCCTGACCAATCAGGAGATCGCCGGCCAGCTGTTCATCAGTGCGCACACTGTGGAGTGGCATCTGCGTAAGGTGTTCACGAAGTTGGGAATACGATCGCGTCGCGAGCTCCGGCGCAGATTCCACTAG
- a CDS encoding nitroreductase, with protein MDLADVVLRRHSSRMFLPDKPVPQELLQEALTLAMRAPSNSNVQPWRLFLTTGARRERLGAALAHQVRTTPPPTLGLPESHSHLRRQLGALLYGAMGVARDDDAGRWTAQLRNWDFFHAPMAGIVCMHRDLGLPDAIGVGMFLQTLLLALTERGLDSCIQVSTALYPEVVRQQLDIPDELAVLCGICIGYADPAFAANSITTPRNPVAENVVLLQH; from the coding sequence ATGGACCTCGCCGACGTGGTGCTTCGCCGGCATTCCTCCCGAATGTTCCTGCCGGACAAACCTGTACCGCAGGAGTTACTGCAGGAGGCGCTGACGCTGGCCATGCGCGCACCGTCAAATTCCAACGTGCAGCCCTGGCGGCTGTTCTTGACGACAGGTGCGCGTCGGGAACGCCTCGGCGCAGCGCTGGCCCACCAGGTGCGCACCACGCCGCCGCCGACACTGGGGCTTCCGGAGTCGCACAGTCACCTGCGCCGCCAGCTGGGCGCTCTGCTGTACGGCGCGATGGGCGTCGCCCGCGACGACGACGCGGGCCGGTGGACCGCGCAGCTGCGCAACTGGGACTTCTTCCACGCCCCGATGGCAGGCATCGTCTGCATGCACCGCGACCTCGGTCTGCCCGATGCCATCGGCGTGGGAATGTTCCTGCAGACGCTACTGCTTGCGTTGACCGAACGGGGCCTCGACAGCTGTATCCAGGTCTCCACCGCCCTCTACCCCGAGGTGGTGCGCCAACAACTCGACATCCCCGATGAGCTCGCCGTGCTCTGCGGAATCTGCATCGGCTACGCCGACCCGGCGTTTGCGGCCAACAGCATCACCACCCCACGCAACCCGGTGGCCGAGAACGTGGTCTTGCTCCAGCACTGA
- a CDS encoding SDR family oxidoreductase, translated as MKITVVGATGQIGAQVVELLTAAGYDVNAASRSSGVDAVSGDGVAAAFERADAVVDVLNSPTLEPVPALDFFTSSATTLLAQAKKAQVQHYVVLSIVGVGSIEADGYLLGKHLQEELIADSGVPYTIVRATQFHEITEAIADSLVVEGVVHAPDALIQPVAAAEVAGVVARVATQAPRNGVLNFGGPEKMSFAELARAVFAAQGKELPIVVDPQATYSGVPVQRYSLVTGDGAELGTTRLSDWLER; from the coding sequence ATGAAGATCACCGTGGTGGGCGCTACCGGCCAGATCGGTGCACAGGTCGTCGAACTGCTCACCGCTGCTGGGTATGACGTTAATGCCGCCTCCCGGTCCTCCGGCGTCGATGCCGTCAGTGGTGACGGAGTCGCCGCGGCCTTCGAGCGCGCCGACGCGGTTGTCGACGTCCTCAACTCCCCCACGCTGGAACCCGTTCCGGCACTGGACTTCTTCACCAGCTCGGCCACCACGCTCCTTGCGCAGGCCAAAAAGGCCCAGGTGCAGCACTACGTGGTGTTGTCGATCGTCGGCGTCGGCAGCATTGAGGCCGATGGCTACCTGCTTGGCAAGCATCTCCAGGAAGAGCTCATAGCCGACTCCGGCGTGCCGTACACCATCGTGCGGGCGACGCAGTTCCACGAAATCACCGAGGCCATAGCCGATTCGCTGGTGGTCGAAGGGGTGGTCCATGCACCGGATGCCTTGATCCAACCCGTCGCCGCCGCCGAGGTCGCCGGCGTCGTCGCGCGGGTGGCCACCCAAGCGCCACGTAACGGTGTGCTGAATTTCGGTGGGCCGGAGAAGATGTCCTTCGCCGAGTTGGCCCGCGCCGTCTTCGCCGCACAGGGCAAGGAACTTCCCATCGTGGTCGATCCCCAGGCCACCTACTCCGGGGTCCCGGTGCAGCGGTACAGCCTGGTGACCGGCGACGGCGCCGAGCTGGGCACGACGCGGCTCTCGGACTGGTTGGAGCGATGA
- a CDS encoding cupin domain-containing protein, with the protein MSDVLDKLMTAMTVIQSVTPPHIPEGADAMTAVIEWGPGDKGAPPHRHPGGPCFGYVLEGEMLFELEGDAPRVVKAGEAFWEPGGDVIHYSDGNNRDDIPLRFLVTMLCQPGVDMFVLVDDKELEQRKDRRFQTGHE; encoded by the coding sequence ATGTCTGATGTCTTGGACAAGCTGATGACGGCGATGACGGTCATCCAGTCAGTCACTCCACCCCATATTCCGGAGGGCGCCGACGCGATGACCGCGGTCATCGAATGGGGCCCCGGCGACAAAGGTGCGCCGCCGCATCGTCATCCCGGCGGACCGTGCTTCGGTTACGTCCTCGAAGGCGAGATGCTTTTCGAGCTGGAAGGAGACGCTCCGCGGGTCGTCAAAGCCGGGGAAGCGTTCTGGGAGCCCGGCGGCGACGTCATCCACTACTCCGACGGCAATAATCGCGATGACATCCCATTGCGGTTTCTGGTGACCATGCTCTGTCAACCAGGTGTCGACATGTTCGTCCTCGTCGACGACAAGGAACTCGAACAACGCAAGGACCGCCGCTTCCAGACGGGACATGAATGA
- a CDS encoding NAD(P)/FAD-dependent oxidoreductase, whose product MSTNATRVIVVGGGYAGVLAANRLLQRTDVDVTLVNPRPQFVERIRLHQLVAGNDDAVEDYSAVLADSVKLVVDSAERIDADAKRLRLASGSVLDYDYLIYAVGSTAPVPPSVPGAAEFAYPLGELEAARRLTARLVDVPLQTPIVVVGGGLTGIEAASEFAEAGRSVTLVTGALGPSLATGGRKSVAKRLAKLGVTVVDNATVTRVAKDRITLRDGTELPSAATVWTAGFGVPTLAADSDLRTDRLGRLLTDETLTSVDDPTIIAAGDAASPSGVPLRMSCQLAMPLASHAADTLLARLDDTKPKDLNPASVGQCISLGRHAGTIQMSHFNDEALPMHLGGHLAANIKESVCKGTVSFLAKEARKPGSYFWPKGGKRQKNLRKGTTNV is encoded by the coding sequence ATGAGCACCAACGCCACCCGCGTCATAGTCGTCGGCGGCGGATACGCCGGCGTCTTGGCCGCCAACCGCCTCCTCCAACGCACAGACGTCGACGTCACCCTGGTGAATCCGCGGCCGCAGTTCGTCGAACGGATTCGGCTGCACCAGTTGGTCGCCGGCAACGACGACGCTGTCGAGGACTATTCGGCGGTGCTTGCCGACTCGGTCAAGCTGGTGGTCGACAGCGCCGAACGCATCGACGCCGACGCCAAGAGACTGCGCCTGGCATCCGGCAGCGTCCTCGACTACGACTACCTCATCTACGCCGTCGGCAGCACTGCCCCGGTGCCACCGTCTGTGCCCGGCGCCGCCGAGTTCGCTTACCCACTGGGTGAATTGGAGGCGGCACGGCGATTGACCGCTCGCCTGGTCGACGTCCCGCTGCAGACGCCGATCGTGGTCGTTGGTGGCGGGCTGACAGGTATCGAGGCCGCCTCCGAATTCGCCGAAGCCGGCCGTTCCGTCACCCTGGTAACCGGTGCCCTCGGTCCGTCACTGGCCACGGGCGGCCGTAAGTCGGTGGCCAAGCGCCTGGCGAAGCTGGGTGTCACCGTGGTCGACAACGCCACCGTCACACGCGTTGCGAAAGACCGAATCACTCTGCGCGACGGCACAGAACTACCGAGTGCGGCCACCGTGTGGACCGCCGGCTTCGGTGTACCCACGCTGGCCGCTGACAGCGATCTGCGCACCGACCGGCTCGGTCGGCTGCTCACCGACGAGACCCTCACCAGTGTCGACGATCCCACGATCATCGCAGCCGGCGATGCCGCCTCCCCCTCAGGGGTCCCACTGCGAATGAGCTGCCAGCTCGCCATGCCCCTGGCCTCTCATGCCGCCGATACCCTCCTCGCGCGCCTCGACGATACGAAGCCGAAGGACCTGAATCCGGCCTCGGTGGGTCAGTGCATCAGCTTGGGCCGTCACGCCGGCACCATCCAGATGTCGCATTTCAACGACGAGGCCCTGCCGATGCACCTCGGTGGTCATCTCGCCGCGAACATCAAGGAATCGGTGTGCAAGGGCACGGTGTCCTTCCTGGCCAAGGAGGCCCGCAAACCGGGCAGCTACTTCTGGCCCAAAGGCGGTAAGCGGCAGAAGAATCTGAGGAAAGGGACAACCAATGTCTGA
- a CDS encoding NAD-dependent epimerase/dehydratase family protein: protein MAEKSVVLVTGAAGYVGTHVVCQLLQRGYPVRAALRSPARAQELSETVASEGLDPRRIEMVLADLTSDDGWSEAVAGVVDVLHIASPFPAEAPENDDEIVVPAREGTLRVLRHARDAGCRRAVMTSSFAAVGYSAKLVQDWTEDDWTDPDDDNTAYIRSKALSERAAWDFIDTEGGGLELTTLVPVGIFGPTLGTHLSTSVKFIQSMLLGALDRVAPQYFGIVDVRDVATAHLQALTTAGAAGERILLAADGPPESFLGIARVLREGLGAVASKVPTSEYSEAEVRELAGTVPELREALSRLGQRPKISNAKAKALLGWVPRPVTETILDTAQSLIARNLV, encoded by the coding sequence ATGGCGGAGAAGTCAGTAGTGCTGGTCACCGGCGCCGCCGGTTACGTAGGCACCCACGTCGTGTGTCAGCTGCTCCAACGGGGTTACCCGGTGCGCGCCGCGCTGCGTAGCCCAGCGCGGGCCCAGGAACTCTCCGAAACGGTGGCTTCGGAGGGGCTGGACCCGCGCCGAATAGAGATGGTGCTCGCTGACCTCACCTCCGACGACGGGTGGTCGGAAGCGGTCGCCGGAGTCGTCGACGTGCTGCACATCGCCTCACCATTTCCCGCAGAAGCTCCCGAGAACGACGACGAGATCGTCGTCCCCGCGCGCGAAGGCACATTGCGCGTCCTGCGCCACGCCCGCGACGCGGGCTGCCGCCGGGCCGTCATGACGTCCTCGTTTGCGGCCGTGGGGTACTCCGCCAAATTGGTGCAGGATTGGACCGAAGACGACTGGACCGACCCGGACGACGACAACACCGCCTACATCCGGTCCAAGGCGCTCTCCGAGCGTGCCGCATGGGATTTCATCGATACGGAGGGCGGCGGCCTCGAACTGACCACGTTGGTACCCGTAGGCATCTTCGGGCCAACCCTCGGAACGCATCTGTCCACGTCGGTGAAGTTCATCCAGTCGATGCTCCTCGGTGCGCTAGATCGGGTGGCTCCTCAGTATTTCGGCATCGTCGACGTGCGCGACGTTGCCACGGCCCACCTGCAGGCTCTGACGACCGCCGGCGCCGCCGGCGAGCGCATCCTGCTGGCGGCTGACGGACCTCCAGAGAGCTTTCTCGGGATCGCCCGCGTCCTGCGCGAGGGTCTAGGGGCCGTCGCGTCGAAGGTACCCACCAGCGAGTACAGCGAAGCCGAAGTCCGCGAGCTCGCCGGGACGGTGCCGGAATTGCGCGAGGCGCTGTCGCGACTCGGGCAGCGACCGAAGATCAGCAACGCCAAGGCCAAGGCGCTGCTGGGCTGGGTGCCGCGCCCAGTCACCGAGACCATTCTTGATACTGCGCAGTCGCTGATCGCCAGAAACTTGGTGTGA
- a CDS encoding pyridoxal phosphate-dependent decarboxylase family protein, producing the protein MELATEYLAGLPYRPIDAITSYDDVVDALSGPLPDQGTNAVSVVEQLAATLGPATIACAGPRYFGLVVGGTLPAALAADWLVSTWDQTAYSRMSSPAGAAIDAVAERWVLDALGLPTDASVGFVTGATAGNVVGLLSARHVLLARRGWDVEADGLAQAPRVRVLVGDEVHPSVLQALQMIGLGARRVERVAVDAQGAMRADALADALAADSDPAIVCAQVGNVNSGACDPMSEIVAATHEHGGWVHVDGAFGLWACASPRLSALVQGVELADSWSTDAHKWLNVPYDCGLAVVADPQAARSALGANTSYLPTSSEREPGVLVPEMSRRARAVPVYAALASLGRQGLRQLIERCCDHADRLAQTIQGMHGFVVCNDVVLNQVLIRADDSDERTWLVADLVRRSGEAWVAGTEWHGRAAIRVSFSNWTTADNDVDRLAEALRQSLAAARKAQQE; encoded by the coding sequence ATGGAGCTGGCGACCGAATACCTGGCGGGTCTCCCATACCGGCCGATCGATGCGATTACCAGCTACGACGACGTAGTCGATGCCCTGAGCGGGCCGCTGCCCGACCAAGGCACGAATGCGGTGTCGGTGGTCGAGCAGTTAGCCGCCACTCTCGGTCCGGCAACGATTGCGTGCGCCGGCCCCCGCTACTTTGGCCTCGTCGTCGGGGGAACGCTACCCGCGGCGTTAGCTGCCGACTGGCTGGTGTCGACCTGGGATCAGACGGCGTACAGCCGGATGTCGTCGCCGGCGGGTGCTGCAATCGATGCCGTCGCCGAGCGCTGGGTTCTTGACGCTCTCGGGCTGCCCACGGACGCATCCGTGGGTTTCGTGACCGGCGCCACGGCGGGAAACGTCGTCGGGTTGCTTTCCGCACGGCACGTGCTGCTAGCGCGGCGAGGTTGGGACGTCGAGGCCGATGGGCTCGCTCAGGCACCCCGTGTTCGCGTGCTGGTGGGCGACGAGGTCCATCCCTCGGTACTGCAGGCGTTGCAGATGATCGGTTTGGGAGCGCGCCGCGTCGAGCGCGTGGCAGTCGACGCACAAGGAGCCATGAGAGCGGACGCGCTCGCCGACGCGCTCGCCGCTGACTCCGACCCCGCCATCGTGTGCGCACAAGTCGGCAACGTGAACTCCGGAGCGTGCGATCCGATGTCGGAGATCGTCGCGGCAACCCACGAGCACGGCGGATGGGTTCACGTTGACGGCGCGTTCGGACTGTGGGCTTGCGCATCACCGCGACTGTCGGCACTGGTTCAAGGTGTCGAGCTGGCCGATTCATGGTCGACCGATGCGCACAAGTGGCTCAACGTTCCCTACGACTGCGGTCTGGCCGTCGTGGCCGATCCCCAAGCTGCCCGCTCGGCCCTGGGCGCCAACACCAGTTATCTGCCCACCAGTAGCGAGCGCGAACCCGGTGTCCTGGTGCCCGAGATGTCCCGGCGTGCACGGGCGGTACCCGTCTACGCAGCGCTCGCCTCGCTAGGCAGGCAGGGGCTGCGACAACTGATCGAACGCTGCTGCGACCATGCCGACCGTCTGGCCCAGACGATCCAGGGCATGCACGGCTTTGTGGTGTGCAACGACGTCGTGCTCAACCAGGTCCTGATCCGTGCTGACGACAGCGACGAGCGCACTTGGCTTGTAGCAGACCTCGTGCGACGCAGCGGAGAGGCGTGGGTCGCGGGAACCGAATGGCACGGTCGAGCGGCGATACGCGTTTCCTTCTCCAACTGGACGACAGCGGATAACGACGTCGACCGCCTCGCTGAAGCGCTGCGGCAATCGCTGGCGGCGGCGCGAAAGGCTCAACAGGAGTAA
- a CDS encoding winged helix-turn-helix transcriptional regulator: MRTDPWSDDPCPIARAMAVLGQRWSVLIIREAFLGRTRFSEFKEQLGIASDVLSARLAELVSAGVLETVEYREPGDRTRSRYELTQSGRDLVVVLGAIGQWGYKHADRSKGTPYQFVDGNGEAVIAGFRHRDGTAAGSADVRLVRIADPSRQ, translated from the coding sequence ATGCGTACTGATCCGTGGTCCGACGATCCCTGCCCCATTGCGCGCGCTATGGCGGTCCTTGGGCAGCGGTGGTCTGTGCTGATCATTCGCGAAGCATTCCTGGGCAGAACTCGATTCTCGGAGTTCAAGGAGCAGTTGGGGATTGCCTCGGATGTCCTCAGCGCCCGGCTGGCTGAACTCGTGTCGGCCGGCGTGCTGGAAACCGTGGAGTATCGCGAGCCGGGCGACCGCACCCGCAGCCGCTACGAGTTGACCCAATCCGGTCGCGACTTGGTCGTGGTTCTCGGAGCAATCGGCCAGTGGGGCTACAAGCATGCAGACCGCAGCAAAGGCACGCCGTATCAATTCGTCGACGGCAATGGCGAAGCAGTTATCGCAGGCTTCCGGCACCGCGACGGCACAGCGGCCGGCAGCGCGGATGTCCGCCTGGTCCGTATCGCCGATCCAAGCCGGCAGTGA